taacttctaagttatttcagttaacttataacttatttaatttatttatttaattgttgatgcagttaaattaaaaaaacccataaaataataaataaatttaataaatatacattacatcaactaatttaataaaatgatttttccaaaataaaaaaaaatacatgtacactttaaaaataaaaatagaaacacTAAAaagtttaatgattttttttttaaaaaaaagacacaaatttcatttatatattaacaCTTATATAGTTATATTgtgttaatataattttatatttacttaTTAACTAGTTTACAAGGTAGTTTTCGTAAACATATTCAGTTTAATTCTATTgaacaattaaataaattagtttatcaGCTTCAAATATATCAACTACCAACTAATTTATTAGCTAAACATTAATTTATTAGTAGAAAAATTATTTGGATTCCTTCATAAGTTAGAAATAACAATAGATAagttactttttaaaaaaattaaataagagtTTTCACCAATTAACTTACACGTAAAAGTTTAACCTATGAAAacgattattatttttattttatttttctataaccACGTAcagaattttcttcttcttaaaacatcctttttaaataaaaacattaaccaccatatttttttaattaaagaaacTTCTTTACACAAATTGACTCATCAGAcatttaaatctattttaaagtGTATTATGCTACATCACTTTTAAATGTTAATAATCTTATGTCTTAATTTGAAAACTTTAATACATTTAATAATAACGATTACAAAATAATCcgttaaaaatattaagaattcaaaattaaaatattttcacaataaCTAGAAAAACTATACAAAATTATACTTGTAAAGtaaaactatatttattttttatacactTGTATATTAATTATGAgttaatcaattaattataatagATTTCTGAAAATTGGGCTTGAAGCTCACTCATATTACAACATTTAAAATCTTAAGACATTGTTACATaacaaatttcacaaatttaGTCCAAGTCTTTAGAATAAGAGAAATCCACACATGTTAATATAggattattttattaaagtagTGTACTTTTGCTTGATTATTATCAatatgagtattttttttaaaattattaaaattgtgttattcTAACACTACTTTGTTTAGAATTCAGTAAAGTTTGATTCATGCATGATTTCAATGTTGATAAATAAGTCATGTGAACCATTCAGGACTTTGTTTAGTCTAatcctttttatttaatttttagtgAAGTCGTGTTAGAGTTTAATGACTTTAATTGAAGACAATGAAAGTTGAAGTTGTGCAGGATTGACACAACTTCAAATATTTGTATATTACACTAAAGTTGTGTAAGATTCACATGTCtttaattatttctaaattgAAGTGAAGTTGTGCACCATTAAAACGATTTTGTCTTTAATAGTTAATTGAAGTGTTTATTTTGTTCACggtgtattttatttttttatgaaattttgagaaagattacttaatttttatgtatttaattatttgcAAAAATAGTGTAAATTTTGGAAATCGTGAATAATTAGTAAGTTTGGTATCTTTTAAGTTAATAGTTAAATTaacttaatataattaatttacatgttttaaatgaaaaaagaagAGTTAGTATGTGGTATTTCATGTGTAAAAAGGCgacaaaataaaatagttttagcAAATAAAGTAGTTAAGTATGTTAAGTTatgtaaatatatttgaatttagtGAGGAGAAAAATGTTACAATTACACACATGTTATTTTTTGTAAGGGAAATTTCCTCTATTATGAATTTCATTCCAATAATAagaatgttttttctttttgcttttTCAGATCAAGTTAAACAAATCAAGAACACATAATCTACTTTTTGTCACttaagaaagagaagaaaaatgttATGAAGTGTAGGATGTTTCTTCATGCACTATAACAAATGTCTTCCTACACCCATCATTTTTTGAGAAGATTGTTTTATCCCTTTTAAAAATGACAAGATATTTTCGGAACATATTTTTCAGAACACATTTATGAATTTCGGATTTACCaatctcaaaattaaaaaatgtgttctgAAATGACTTTTTGTCTTTCAAATTTCTTATTCCAAAAACATTATTTACTTATGGAATCTCTGTTCGAGAAACATTTTTTTGCTTACGAAACCCCTATCTTAGAATCATCCAAAATTGTAAAGAGTAATTTTAGTATTTCGAAGAATGTAGGAGTATAGgaagggtgcaggaagaaacacccttAAGCTTATTATTTATTAAGTGCACCACCTTACATTCCTTATAAAGAAATGCACGTGTTAGTGTTTTCTAAAGGCTGATTCACGTGCACTAGATCAATTTAAATATGCAGTTAtgtgaaatattatttttgttcaaaatgATTTAAAAGACTTTGTCTTTCGTAAGTAAAATCACAAAGTTTTGGATTCTAGAACTAATATGTTACTTTTAGATTTGGTCATCCGGAAGTTTACTTTGATAGCATAAATGACCTTATGGATGTCAAGACTAATAACCAAACATAAATGAATTCTGAACCTCAATCTTCAATACTATTTACAACAATCAATTTCagacataaaaatgaaaaactgaTAACTTACTTTCAAATATAATCatcgagaaaaaaaaaaaaactttttagatATATGAATCCAAAGTATATAACACCTAGTTTCAAATTTTTACGTAAGTAAGTAAGTAAACATGAAGCGAACAATCCCTAATTAAAAATGAAGccaatttagattttaaattttatgttaggTGGATCTCTTAAATGATAGTTTGTTAAATGATATGGTTCAGGGAGAAACATCCTTTTCTAGATCTCCCTGCGTTTCTGAATCTTGCCCCGCAGTTGCAGAGATGGATGCGCAGTGTTGGCCTTCTTCTAACGAGGTACGTGTTTATGTATATCCTGATCTGCTCGTCAAATTCGTCGTCATTTTTGCATAGCTTAATTTTATAGCTTCATCGTTTCGTGACATTGCCGTTTCGATATTATTCGCGGTGCTGTGATCTACACTCTGAAGCTGTTTTTTCGCTGAACCATTGTTTACGCATCGGTTAGTTAGCAATTGGTGTATTAAGCTGGAAGTTGATGTTTGCGTTTTCAAATCAATCAATGAAAcgataatttgtttttttgtaCGAAAAAATCGAGAAGTGATCGATAACTGCACATCATTTTTATATTTGCATTGCTTTAGAGTTTTGGATTGTATTCTAATAGTAAAATTGATTAATCGAGGGCAAGGAGTTTCTGGTGAATCCTCCCCACTGTGGCTCGACCTAGGATAGTGTTGAGGATGACTGTATTGTGCTAGCAACTTATTTAGTTCATAATGTGACCATGCTGATATTTGTCGTTGTTGATATTTTTGAGTCATTTGGAAAATCGACGAATGGAATGTTACAATGGAAGTGGAAAGTAGCTGAAAAATATCAAGAGGACCTTCGATCAACTATTACTCTTTCCAATACCATTGCATATTTGCGACTGATCTACATGTAATCTGCAGCTAAATGAAATCAGAGAGAGAATATCCAAAATGGCGAATGTGAATAAAGAGGAGGTTCGAGTTGCGGTATCTCCCTATCGAATATGTCCTTTGGGGGCACACATTGATCATCAGGTATTTAATAATCTTTCTGTTATGTTATTGCAAAGGACACTTGGTGATTGATCTTTAGCAGTGAGTACTAGAACAGTGGTGCTGGGAAGTTAAATTCCACGTGTTCAGTTGCCAGACAATATTCTCACAAATTGCATTTAAATTTGAGTGATTTCTCTTGCAATTTCCTCTGGTGTTTGCAGGGTGGGACCGTTTTAGCTATGGCAATTAATAAGGGAATACTTCTGGGTTTTGCTCCTTCTGCTAATAACCAGGTACATATTGATCTTGTTCTCAATCGATAATCTTAAAAATTTATGAGAAAGCATCTGTAAATTTCCTTTGTTCAATTAGCTTAGCATATGTATGGTTGTAAACCAAAATTAACCTGTCTGACGCTTTTACTTGATATGTGCCCTATGCTCACAGACTTGTTATTCATGATGCTTTCATTTGTCTGATGAATGATCCCTGGGACTTTTATTTTAGGTTGTAATTCATTCTGGACAGTTTCAGGGAGAAATTAAGTTCAGGTCTGTGGTCAGTGATTATAAAGCTTGctgtttattaattttttcatgAGTTATTTTCCatctcttaaaaaattattttgggtGAATGTATGCTAGATgcattaaattagatattgctATTTCTCACCGAGTCATTAGGATTACAAGACATACTTCATAATGGTTGATGAAGATGAAATATAACTggttactcttagtaattgaCAAATGATGTACAGCTTCAGTATGATATGACCAAAATGATGGTCCTTATATGCTGTAATTGGTATATGATTTCAACTGTCATTCTCTATTTCTTCTTTTGGTTACAAAGGAGGCACGGGCAACTGGGCACGGTAGGGAATAGCCGGCCTGGTGGAGATCAAACCTCCAACATCATCATCACACCCAAATCTTCAAGATTTAGGGCCAGTGTTGAGCTATTGCATACATTTCTACTGTCATTCGGATCTCGGGCTATTCTTGTTTTTATcgcatagttttttttttatctagaacATTATATAATTTGCCCAATTTTTGAGATATAAAGTGATCGATATTTGATAGAGTTGATGAGATACAGCAGCCAAAAGACAAGTGTTTGGCCAAAGATTCTTCTGAGCGACATGAACAATGTGACTGGGGGCGTTATGTTAGAGGAGCAGTATATGCACTACAGAGTAGAGGAAACAATCTCTCTAAGGTCAGATATATTGCCAGAGGTTCACCTTTCTGTTCTTCACTTGGCTATTTCCTTATTTCAAAATGTATTCCCACCCATCTTTATTACAATGTTTACAGGGTATCACAGGATACATATGTGGTTCTGAAGGTTTCGACAGTTCAGGCTTAAGCTCTTCAGCTGCAGTAAGTTAGTGATTTCTCCCTATCTACTTTCTCTTCATTTGGTCCTTAAATTTACTAGGATTGTGAACAACCTTGTAATGATGAATGTAATGAAGTTCATCAGAAGAAGAACTAACTAGTTTAGCTTCGTGAGCAAAATTCACTTTCGAGCATGGGTCGGGAACATTGGAATAGAAGAACTGTGAGAGGAGATAAATTTTGGTTGTCAATGTGATCTGCTCTCCTTTGTGTATCCATCCATGTGCACTTTAATTCTCAGTAGTAACAAAATAAATGATCATTATAgaaattattagtatatatatatttgactgtaacatattgattttttattataatcctggaattaataataatactttaatTGCAACTAGATCCCAATATATTATTCCACTCTCCAAATAATGTTAATATCTGTTATTCTGATTCTGTGCtcattttttgttgttttttaataaGCTGCTCATTTTGGTTTCTTGTGAAAAGGACCATGATAGATGCCTGTTGGCAACTGATCATGTCTTCTAATTTTCGTTGGGGGATTTCAACTTTTGTTGTTTAACAGGTTGGAGTGGCTTACCTCATGGCTTTGGAATATGCAAATAATTTAGTAATATCTCCAACAGAAAATATTGAATATGATAGGTAAGTCTCTCCAAGTCCTTCGAGACATTCACAGTGCATTTTTCTTGAACCATGGGCAAATGTATGAATCAATGCAGTCAAAGGCATAACATTTTCTTATCTAACTGAAAGCGTTTAATAGGTGTACCCTCATTAGCAGAACCCCTTGTTAAAACCCTCAATACCTCTCAACTTTGACTAGCCCTATATGGATTGAATTTAATTTGTTAGAAAAAGGCAGTATGTTTCTTCAAATCTCAGTTTCTTGCACTCTCGTTACACTCTTCAAATCTCAGTTTCTTGCACTCTCGTTACACCTCTTTGCAAGCTGGTTTCTCACCATGTTGGAAAGTAAAATGCTTCTAAAATGTTACTATCGAACTTGAAAAGTTGCCACCAACGTTTAAAAGGAATTAGATCCTCATCCATTTAGTCATTGTGATTATAGATATGCTACCGAGTCATGTCCTAACTGTATGGTTGTATTAGATCCACCCTCTTAAATGTTACTTTTTTCTCATTTTAGGTTGATTGAGAATGAATATTTGGGTCTGAAAAATGGCATAATGGATCAATCAGCTATATTACTTTCAAGACATGGTTGTTTGATGTGCATGAATTGTAAGGTAATAACTGGATTAATATGTTGTTGTTGTAAGTtcagaatgtatttttatattttgaaggATATCCAATTGTTACAGAATCAGATTTGGTGTCTGGCATGTGTGCCATTTTGTCACTGAAGCTTCTTATTGTGTCCTTATGTATATGCATCTTTTTCACCTTTATGGAGAGAATGGCAATGAAGGGGCATGTGTTTGACAAGCAAGTTTCTTTGACCCTAAAGCATTTATTTTTTGGTAAAAGAACAGGACTTGCTACATGCTGGGGAAATTGAATTTATCAACCAAAAACACTATACTCCAATAGTCACTAACTTGTAGCATAAGTTGCCCTCCTGCAAATATAAGGATTTGCTTGTTCCACAAACTTGTATTAATTGCTAGATCCCATTCATGTAggcatttattttttatacgtGCTGAGCTAATAtacttgaaaattaaaacatattttggtTTGCAGTGCAGCATCCCTTGGATGAGGATGAGCTGGATATGTTTTATATGTAAATACCTGGttgttttgttgatttttttttacagttGTTTAGCATAAAACTTTTCTAAGATATTTAACTTTTCATATTTAGCTGTttaggaaaataatttttttttaaaaattttaatttcctAATCATAGACCAcagtatctaattatatctaataatatctaacata
The sequence above is a segment of the Phaseolus vulgaris cultivar G19833 chromosome 2, P. vulgaris v2.0, whole genome shotgun sequence genome. Coding sequences within it:
- the LOC137812783 gene encoding galacturonokinase isoform X1, producing the protein MVQGETSFSRSPCVSESCPAVAEMDAQCWPSSNELNEIRERISKMANVNKEEVRVAVSPYRICPLGAHIDHQGGTVLAMAINKGILLGFAPSANNQVVIHSGQFQGEIKFRVDEIQQPKDKCLAKDSSERHEQCDWGRYVRGAVYALQSRGNNLSKGITGYICGSEGFDSSGLSSSAAVGVAYLMALEYANNLVISPTENIEYDRLIENEYLGLKNGIMDQSAILLSRHGCLMCMNCKIKDYKLVYQPKVLEYKESEQAKATSILLALSGLKQALTNNPGYNKRVAECREAAQILLEASGDYNTEPILSNVDPEVYEAHKHKLEPNLAKRAEHYFSENMRVMKGLEAWSLGKLKDFGMLITASGQSSIQNYECGCEPLIQLYEILLRAPGVLGARFSGAGFRGCCLAFVEADLATEAASFVRREYLKAQPELASQISNDTAVLICESAECARVI